In one window of Rathayibacter caricis DSM 15933 DNA:
- a CDS encoding response regulator — protein sequence MTDPQERTVLVVDDDFRVAQLHADLVDGRQGLRALPPVHTARAARAAVLDSAPDLLLLDVHLPDQSGIALLRELDTDAFVVSAASDGATVRRALHAGALGYLIKPFDARLLGERLDAYVRFRNVLREDRAADQEAVERALRILHSGDAAAAGPSRSATEQLVLARLTESASELSALEVAERAGISRATAQRYLSGLAGRGLVEMTLSYGSTGRPEHRYRAK from the coding sequence ATGACAGACCCGCAGGAGCGCACGGTGCTCGTCGTGGACGACGACTTCCGCGTGGCGCAGCTGCACGCCGACCTGGTCGACGGGCGCCAGGGGCTGCGGGCCCTTCCGCCGGTGCACACCGCGCGGGCGGCGCGGGCGGCGGTGCTCGACTCCGCTCCGGATCTGCTGCTGCTCGACGTGCACCTGCCGGACCAGAGCGGCATCGCGCTGCTTCGTGAGCTCGACACCGACGCGTTCGTCGTGAGCGCCGCCTCGGACGGGGCGACCGTGCGACGGGCGCTGCACGCCGGCGCGCTCGGCTACCTGATCAAGCCGTTCGACGCGCGGCTGCTGGGCGAGCGGCTCGACGCGTACGTGCGGTTCCGCAACGTGCTGCGCGAGGACCGCGCGGCCGACCAGGAGGCGGTGGAGCGGGCGCTGCGGATCCTGCACTCGGGCGATGCGGCGGCGGCCGGGCCCTCGAGGTCGGCCACGGAGCAGCTCGTGCTGGCGCGGCTCACGGAGTCGGCCTCCGAGCTCTCGGCGCTGGAGGTCGCCGAGCGCGCGGGCATCTCGCGGGCGACGGCCCAGCGCTACCTCTCGGGGCTCGCCGGCCGCGGGCTGGTCGAGATGACCCTGAGCTACGGCAGCACCGGCCGTCCCGAGCACCGGTACCGCGCGAAATGA
- a CDS encoding sensor histidine kinase, translating into MRFATHVLVLQLATVSAAVLVCAGLVTALSVQQLRGEAEETALAIARTVAEDPDVRAAVGDYSADPGTPDAVGLRTGPLEDLAAGVEERTGALFVVITDDQGIRLAHPDPDRLGEVVSTSATEALAGRESVSWGTGTLGESARAKVPVFAPGGGGGVVGEVSIGFARSSVFDDLPTALLGVLAAAVAGLVLAAVASVFIRRRLLRLTLGLAPEELTALVQDQAAVLDGVDEGVLAFDRDGRVGVCNARAAAILGSDDPSGHALQGLTLAELELPTPLADAITAALRSPERARSAGAEGFVVHSRIVYVDIRRVTRGDRDLGVVVVLRDRTDVAALSRRLDAVGSMTNALRVQRHEFANRLHVVAGLLDAGRTESARDYLDEVLTRGPLKYPVQHADRLQEPYLQALVGAKGIEAAERGVLLTLGDETLVRGVVVEPEDVATVVGNLVDNAVRAAALGARDVRFVEVELLDDGDTLFVTVADSGDGVADPDTLFERGPAEEDGDDDRVHGRGFGLPLCREVAARRGGAVWLADAGGGSAGAVLCARLPGAVRPPDTEEER; encoded by the coding sequence ATGCGCTTCGCGACCCACGTGCTCGTGCTGCAGCTCGCGACCGTCTCGGCCGCCGTCCTCGTCTGCGCCGGCCTCGTCACCGCGCTCAGCGTGCAGCAGCTGCGCGGCGAGGCGGAGGAGACCGCGCTCGCCATCGCCCGCACCGTCGCCGAGGATCCCGACGTGCGCGCGGCCGTCGGCGACTACTCCGCCGACCCCGGCACGCCCGACGCGGTCGGCCTGCGGACGGGACCCCTCGAGGACCTCGCGGCCGGAGTGGAGGAGCGCACCGGCGCGCTCTTCGTGGTGATCACCGACGACCAGGGCATCCGGCTCGCCCACCCCGACCCCGACCGGCTGGGCGAGGTCGTCTCGACCAGCGCGACCGAGGCGCTCGCCGGACGCGAGAGCGTCTCGTGGGGCACCGGCACGCTGGGGGAGTCGGCGCGGGCGAAGGTGCCCGTCTTCGCTCCCGGCGGCGGCGGCGGGGTCGTCGGCGAGGTGAGCATCGGCTTCGCGCGCTCGAGCGTCTTCGACGACCTGCCCACCGCGCTGCTGGGCGTCCTCGCCGCGGCGGTCGCGGGGCTGGTGCTCGCCGCGGTCGCTTCCGTGTTCATCCGGCGCCGGCTGCTGCGGCTGACGCTGGGCCTGGCTCCGGAGGAGCTGACCGCGCTCGTGCAGGACCAGGCGGCCGTGCTCGACGGGGTCGACGAGGGCGTCCTCGCCTTCGACCGCGACGGACGGGTCGGCGTCTGCAACGCGCGCGCCGCCGCGATCCTCGGATCGGACGATCCGTCCGGGCATGCGCTGCAGGGGCTGACCCTGGCCGAGCTCGAGCTGCCGACCCCGCTGGCCGACGCGATCACCGCCGCGCTGCGCTCGCCCGAGCGGGCCCGGTCGGCGGGAGCGGAGGGGTTCGTCGTGCACTCGCGCATCGTCTACGTCGACATCCGCCGGGTGACCCGCGGAGACCGCGACCTCGGCGTCGTCGTCGTGCTGCGCGACCGGACCGACGTCGCGGCTCTCAGCCGCCGCCTGGACGCGGTCGGCTCGATGACGAACGCGCTGCGCGTGCAGCGGCACGAGTTCGCCAACCGCCTGCACGTCGTGGCGGGCCTGCTCGACGCCGGTCGGACGGAGTCGGCGCGCGACTACCTCGACGAGGTGCTGACCCGCGGGCCGCTGAAGTACCCCGTGCAGCACGCCGACCGGCTGCAGGAGCCGTACCTCCAGGCGCTCGTGGGCGCGAAGGGGATCGAGGCGGCCGAGCGCGGCGTGCTGCTGACCCTGGGCGACGAGACGCTCGTGCGCGGCGTCGTCGTGGAGCCGGAGGACGTCGCGACAGTGGTCGGCAACCTGGTCGACAACGCGGTGCGGGCGGCCGCACTCGGCGCCCGCGACGTGCGCTTCGTCGAGGTCGAGCTGCTGGACGACGGGGACACGCTGTTCGTGACGGTCGCCGACTCCGGCGACGGGGTCGCGGATCCGGACACCCTGTTCGAGCGCGGCCCCGCGGAGGAGGACGGGGACGACGACCGCGTGCACGGCCGCGGCTTCGGGCTGCCGCTCTGCCGCGAGGTGGCGGCGCGGCGCGGAGGAGCGGTGTGGCTGGCCGACGCGGGCGGCGGCTCGGCGGGAGCGGTGCTCTGCGCGCGGCTGCCTGGCGCGGTCCGTCCGCCCGACACGGAGGAGGAGCGATGA
- a CDS encoding DNA-methyltransferase, translated as MPLPIADGVPELRSAVIHADNLDVLPQLADGSFTVVYLDPPFNTGRAQVRTSTTSVRSATGTIAGFKGRSYERIRGDLLQYDDRFDDYWSFLEPRLAEAWRLLADDGTLYLHLDYREAHYAKVLLDALFGRECFLNEIIWAYDYGAKATRRWPTKHDTILVYVKDPRGYHFDSVAVDREPYMAPGLVTPEKAERGKRPTDVWWHTIVSPTGREKTGYPTQKPEGVLRRIVQASSREGDAVLDFFAGSGTTGAVAHALGRRFVLIDSHADAVAVMRRRFASLDPAPLFL; from the coding sequence ATGCCCCTCCCGATCGCGGACGGCGTCCCCGAGCTGCGGAGCGCGGTGATCCACGCCGACAACCTCGACGTCCTGCCGCAGCTGGCCGACGGGTCGTTCACGGTCGTCTACCTCGATCCGCCGTTCAACACGGGGCGTGCGCAGGTGCGCACCTCGACCACGTCGGTGCGCTCGGCGACCGGCACGATCGCCGGGTTCAAGGGCCGCAGCTACGAGCGGATCCGCGGCGACCTGCTGCAGTACGACGACCGGTTCGACGACTACTGGTCGTTCCTGGAGCCGCGACTGGCCGAGGCCTGGCGACTCTTGGCCGACGACGGCACCCTCTACCTCCACCTCGACTACCGAGAGGCGCACTACGCGAAGGTGCTGCTCGACGCGCTCTTCGGCCGCGAGTGCTTCCTCAACGAGATCATCTGGGCCTACGACTACGGGGCGAAGGCCACCCGCCGCTGGCCGACGAAGCACGACACGATCCTCGTGTACGTGAAGGATCCGCGCGGCTACCACTTCGACTCCGTCGCGGTGGACCGCGAGCCGTACATGGCGCCCGGCCTCGTGACGCCTGAGAAGGCCGAGCGCGGCAAGCGGCCGACCGACGTGTGGTGGCACACGATCGTGTCGCCGACGGGGCGCGAGAAGACGGGGTACCCGACGCAGAAGCCGGAGGGGGTGCTGCGGCGCATCGTGCAGGCGTCGAGCCGCGAGGGCGACGCGGTGCTCGACTTCTTCGCGGGCTCCGGGACGACGGGCGCGGTGGCGCACGCGCTCGGGCGCCGCTTCGTGCTCATCGACTCGCACGCCGACGCGGTGGCCGTGATGCGCCGGCGCTTCGCGTCGCTGGATCCGGCGCCGCTCTTCCTCTGA
- a CDS encoding DUF559 domain-containing protein translates to MTTPTVRSRVAPTSRPLSRTSTVPARALRTALSRASDAAASRPETGLRLMIVEAGLPEPELNVPIRVGSKLLTVGDLVFARWKVLVEYDGEQHRTSDAQFARDRERLLALQLAGWIIVPIRAEGLRQGSARTIAEIRAALHAHGWRG, encoded by the coding sequence GTGACGACCCCGACCGTCCGTTCGCGCGTCGCGCCGACCTCGAGGCCGCTCTCGCGGACTTCCACGGTGCCGGCGCGCGCGCTGCGCACTGCTCTCTCGCGAGCGTCGGACGCGGCGGCATCCCGTCCCGAGACCGGCCTGCGGTTGATGATCGTCGAAGCGGGCCTTCCGGAGCCCGAGCTGAACGTCCCCATCCGCGTGGGCTCGAAGCTGCTCACCGTCGGAGATCTGGTGTTCGCCCGATGGAAGGTGCTCGTCGAGTACGACGGGGAGCAGCATCGCACCAGCGACGCGCAGTTCGCCCGGGACCGGGAGCGGCTGCTCGCCCTCCAGCTGGCCGGGTGGATCATCGTCCCCATCCGTGCCGAGGGCCTGCGCCAGGGGAGCGCCCGGACGATCGCCGAGATCCGCGCGGCGCTCCACGCGCACGGCTGGCGCGGCTGA
- a CDS encoding alpha/beta fold hydrolase, producing the protein MPDTAVDKTFDDAYGVTIHYRWWSHPAPRALVQIAHGVGEHSGRYVELAEALVAAGYAVAADDHRGHGRTGLQQHGGDASQLGRLGPGGLRATEEAVNRLTRELAAENAGLPIVLLGHSWGSLMAQRIVDHHSSDYAALVLSGTAYRLPFFMNGGDLTKRHRQPGGLGLEWLSRDPAVWQLFHDDQLTFTDPLAKRIGIAETLRLVGRPARRIAPPLPLLIVIGAEDTLGGERSVRALARAYRRRSGFTDVSVRVYPEARHELFQELNRVEVTADLVAWLDERFDSRPARPAPA; encoded by the coding sequence ATGCCGGACACCGCGGTCGACAAGACCTTCGACGACGCCTACGGGGTGACCATCCACTACCGCTGGTGGTCGCACCCCGCTCCGCGCGCGCTGGTGCAGATCGCGCACGGCGTGGGCGAGCACTCGGGCCGCTACGTCGAGCTCGCCGAGGCGCTCGTCGCCGCGGGCTACGCGGTGGCGGCCGACGACCACCGCGGGCACGGGCGCACCGGCCTCCAGCAGCACGGCGGCGACGCGTCGCAGCTCGGCCGTCTGGGCCCCGGCGGGCTCCGCGCGACGGAGGAGGCGGTGAACCGGCTCACGCGCGAGCTCGCCGCCGAGAACGCCGGCCTCCCGATCGTGCTGCTGGGCCACTCCTGGGGCTCGCTGATGGCGCAGCGGATCGTCGACCACCACTCCTCCGACTACGCCGCCCTGGTGCTCAGCGGCACCGCCTACCGGCTGCCGTTCTTCATGAACGGCGGCGACCTCACCAAGCGCCACCGGCAGCCCGGGGGGCTGGGGCTCGAGTGGCTGTCGCGCGATCCGGCGGTCTGGCAGCTGTTCCACGACGACCAGCTGACTTTCACGGACCCGCTCGCGAAGCGGATCGGGATCGCGGAGACCCTGCGACTGGTCGGCCGCCCCGCGCGCCGCATCGCTCCTCCGCTGCCGTTGCTCATCGTCATCGGCGCCGAGGACACGCTCGGCGGCGAGCGGTCGGTGCGGGCGCTGGCCCGGGCCTACCGGCGCCGGTCGGGCTTCACCGACGTCTCGGTGCGGGTGTACCCGGAGGCGCGGCACGAGCTGTTCCAGGAGCTGAACCGCGTCGAGGTCACGGCCGATCTGGTCGCGTGGCTGGACGAGAGATTCGACTCCCGGCCCGCGCGGCCCGCTCCGGCCTAG
- a CDS encoding GNAT family N-acetyltransferase codes for MISEVRHDATESRYTLWVDGENVGLADYALRGSDVVFLHTEIAPEHRHEGLGDRLVEAALDDAHERFGSRIVPACPFVAEFIAEHPDYQELLAS; via the coding sequence ATGATCTCAGAAGTGCGTCACGACGCGACCGAGTCCCGGTACACGCTGTGGGTCGACGGCGAGAACGTCGGGCTCGCCGACTACGCGCTGCGCGGGTCCGACGTGGTGTTCCTCCACACCGAGATCGCCCCCGAGCACCGGCACGAGGGGCTCGGTGACCGCCTGGTCGAGGCGGCCCTGGACGACGCGCACGAGCGCTTCGGCTCGCGCATCGTGCCGGCATGCCCGTTCGTCGCGGAGTTCATCGCCGAGCACCCCGACTACCAGGAGCTGCTCGCGAGCTGA
- a CDS encoding TerC family protein — protein MTVSPLIWTLTIVFIVLLLLFDFFFHVRKAHEPTLKESAVWSALYVGIAVLFGLGVLVFGGPTPGSEYFAGYITEKALSVDNLFVFLIIMASFKVPRADQQKVLLFGIVFALIARTGFIFLGAALINSFAWVFYAFGLILLLTAFNLVKPGDEHSGDNIMVRLAKRVFKTSDTYDGDKFYTTVDGKRVLTPMLLVMAAIGGTDILFALDSVPAIFGLTNDVFLVFTATAFSLLGLRQLYFLIDGLLDRLVYLSYGLAAILAFIGVKLILHALHENTLPFINNGEHVEVFEIGTGLSLSVIIGVLTVTVIASLVSPKGRRMAKEAAERRRVETEANAGH, from the coding sequence ATGACCGTATCGCCCCTGATCTGGACCCTGACGATCGTCTTCATCGTCCTGCTCCTGCTCTTCGACTTCTTCTTCCATGTGCGCAAGGCACATGAGCCCACGCTGAAGGAGTCGGCGGTGTGGTCGGCCCTGTACGTCGGCATCGCGGTGCTCTTCGGCCTCGGCGTGCTCGTCTTCGGCGGGCCGACTCCCGGATCCGAGTACTTCGCGGGCTACATCACCGAGAAGGCGCTCTCGGTCGACAACCTGTTCGTCTTCCTGATCATCATGGCGAGCTTCAAGGTGCCCCGGGCCGACCAGCAGAAGGTGCTGCTCTTCGGCATCGTCTTCGCCCTGATCGCCAGGACCGGATTCATCTTCCTCGGCGCCGCGCTGATCAACTCGTTCGCGTGGGTCTTCTACGCGTTCGGCCTCATCCTGCTGCTGACCGCGTTCAACCTGGTGAAGCCGGGCGACGAGCACTCGGGCGACAACATCATGGTCCGCCTCGCCAAGCGCGTCTTCAAGACGAGCGACACCTACGACGGCGACAAGTTCTACACGACCGTCGACGGCAAGCGCGTCCTCACGCCGATGCTCCTGGTCATGGCCGCGATCGGCGGCACGGACATCCTGTTCGCCCTCGACAGCGTCCCCGCCATCTTCGGCCTGACCAACGACGTCTTCCTGGTCTTCACGGCGACGGCGTTCTCGCTGCTGGGTCTGCGCCAGCTGTACTTCCTGATCGACGGCCTGCTCGACCGCCTGGTCTACCTCAGCTACGGCCTCGCCGCGATCCTCGCCTTCATCGGCGTGAAGCTGATCCTGCACGCGCTCCACGAGAACACGCTGCCGTTCATCAACAACGGCGAGCACGTGGAGGTCTTCGAGATCGGCACCGGCCTCTCGCTGAGCGTGATCATCGGAGTGCTGACCGTCACGGTCATCGCGTCGCTGGTGAGCCCGAAGGGCCGCCGCATGGCGAAGGAGGCCGCCGAGCGCCGCCGCGTCGAGACCGAAGCGAACGCAGGGCACTGA
- a CDS encoding CitMHS family transporter yields the protein MILAFMALIMTKKLTPMVALIVVPTIFGLFAGAGLGIGDMVIEAIGSLAPTAALLMFAIMYFGIMIDVGLFDPLIRFIVRALGDDPAKVVLGTALLAGAVSLDGDGSTTFIVTTAAMLPIYLRLGMNPVVLTCVAGLANGTLNIVPWGGPTVRAAAALQVSPSEIFVPMLPSLAVGLAVTLVFAWFLGLGERRRLGSLALAEPMVERELVGAGRAPRTGGLAALTGGIRTVAREKFSFLRGPESLRGAQVAVAARVQADDADTAMADTMLDPERETLRPKLIWVNLALTLIVMTLLVADILPLPYVFMVGSAVALLINFPKMKDQASEIVKHAPSIVGVVSMVLAAGVLIGVLNGTGMVDAMAEWVVDVIPPALGPFLAVITGVLSIPMTFFMSNDAFYYGILPVLAESAANYGIDPVEMARASITGQPVHLQSPLVPAILLLVSLAAVNLGDHHRKVLWRAVIVSLVMLAVGVLVGAIPFG from the coding sequence ATGATCCTGGCCTTCATGGCCCTGATCATGACCAAGAAGCTCACGCCCATGGTCGCGCTGATCGTCGTCCCCACGATCTTCGGCCTCTTCGCCGGCGCGGGTCTGGGCATCGGCGACATGGTCATCGAGGCCATCGGCAGCCTCGCCCCCACGGCCGCCCTGCTGATGTTCGCGATCATGTACTTCGGCATCATGATCGATGTCGGGCTCTTCGACCCGCTGATCCGCTTCATCGTCCGCGCACTGGGCGACGACCCGGCGAAGGTCGTCCTCGGCACGGCGCTGCTGGCCGGAGCCGTCTCGCTCGACGGCGACGGATCGACCACCTTCATCGTGACCACCGCGGCGATGCTGCCGATCTACCTCCGCCTGGGGATGAACCCGGTCGTGCTGACCTGCGTCGCCGGCCTCGCGAACGGCACGCTCAACATCGTGCCGTGGGGCGGTCCGACCGTCCGCGCCGCCGCAGCCCTGCAGGTCTCGCCGAGCGAGATCTTCGTGCCGATGCTCCCCTCCCTCGCGGTGGGCCTCGCCGTCACGCTCGTCTTCGCCTGGTTCCTCGGACTCGGCGAGCGCCGCCGCCTCGGCTCGCTGGCCCTCGCCGAGCCGATGGTGGAGCGCGAGCTCGTCGGCGCCGGCCGCGCCCCGCGCACCGGCGGCCTCGCCGCCCTGACCGGAGGCATCCGCACCGTCGCCCGCGAGAAGTTCTCGTTCCTCCGCGGGCCGGAGTCGCTGCGCGGCGCCCAGGTCGCCGTCGCCGCCCGCGTCCAGGCCGACGACGCCGACACCGCGATGGCCGACACCATGCTCGACCCTGAGCGCGAGACCCTGCGTCCGAAGCTGATCTGGGTGAACCTCGCGCTCACCCTGATCGTCATGACGCTGCTGGTCGCCGACATCCTGCCGCTGCCCTACGTCTTCATGGTCGGCTCCGCGGTCGCGCTGCTGATCAACTTCCCGAAGATGAAGGACCAGGCGTCCGAGATCGTGAAGCACGCGCCGAGCATCGTCGGCGTCGTCTCGATGGTCCTCGCCGCGGGCGTGCTCATCGGCGTCCTGAACGGCACCGGCATGGTCGACGCGATGGCCGAGTGGGTCGTCGATGTGATCCCGCCGGCGCTGGGCCCGTTCCTCGCCGTCATCACCGGTGTGCTGAGCATCCCGATGACCTTCTTCATGTCGAACGACGCGTTCTACTACGGCATCCTCCCGGTGCTCGCCGAGAGCGCCGCGAACTACGGCATCGACCCGGTCGAGATGGCCCGCGCCTCCATCACCGGCCAGCCGGTCCACCTGCAGAGCCCGCTGGTCCCCGCGATCCTGCTGCTCGTCTCGCTCGCCGCGGTCAACCTCGGCGACCACCACCGCAAGGTGCTGTGGCGCGCGGTGATCGTCTCGCTGGTGATGCTGGCGGTCGGCGTCCTGGTCGGAGCGATCCCCTTCGGCTGA
- a CDS encoding LacI family DNA-binding transcriptional regulator, with protein sequence MVAARAGVSRATVSRVVNGAPQVAADIVAAVEKAIGELDYVPNRAARMLASRRTQSIALIVPESTARVFADPFFASIVQGAAMRLADTDYTLSMLIASETNGEKTRRYLLGGNVDGALVVSHHSGDHSYAALANSLPIVFGGRPLSPEERGSYFVDVDNAEGAAAATAHLVERGRRRLATIAGPADMPPGVDRLVGWRRTLADAGLDDSLVEWGDFSPDSGREAMRRLLERDPSIDGLFAANDQMAVGAYEALRAAGRRIPDDVAVVGFDDDMFARTAAPALSTVRQMPVELGARMAELLVARIEGLPVEHRTLMPTELVVRASS encoded by the coding sequence ATGGTCGCGGCGCGCGCCGGAGTGTCGCGCGCGACCGTCTCGCGGGTCGTCAACGGCGCCCCGCAGGTGGCCGCCGACATCGTCGCCGCGGTCGAGAAGGCGATCGGCGAGCTCGACTACGTGCCCAACCGCGCCGCCCGGATGCTGGCGTCGCGGCGCACGCAGTCGATCGCGCTGATCGTCCCGGAGTCGACGGCGCGCGTCTTCGCCGACCCGTTCTTCGCCTCGATCGTGCAGGGCGCGGCGATGCGCCTGGCCGACACCGACTACACCCTGTCGATGCTGATCGCGTCCGAGACCAACGGCGAGAAGACCCGCCGCTACCTCCTGGGCGGCAACGTCGACGGCGCACTCGTCGTCTCGCACCACTCGGGCGACCACTCCTACGCGGCTCTCGCCAACTCGCTCCCGATCGTCTTCGGCGGCCGCCCGCTGTCGCCGGAGGAGCGCGGCTCGTACTTCGTCGACGTCGACAACGCGGAGGGGGCGGCCGCCGCGACCGCGCACCTCGTCGAGCGCGGACGCCGCCGCCTCGCCACCATCGCCGGCCCCGCCGACATGCCCCCGGGCGTCGACCGGCTCGTCGGCTGGCGCCGCACCCTCGCCGACGCGGGTCTGGACGACTCGCTCGTCGAGTGGGGCGACTTCTCGCCCGACAGCGGCCGCGAGGCGATGCGCCGACTGCTCGAGCGCGACCCCTCGATCGACGGCCTCTTCGCCGCCAACGACCAGATGGCCGTCGGCGCGTACGAGGCGCTGCGGGCGGCCGGCCGGCGCATCCCGGACGACGTCGCCGTCGTCGGCTTCGACGACGACATGTTCGCCCGCACCGCCGCGCCCGCCCTGAGCACCGTCCGCCAGATGCCTGTCGAGCTGGGCGCCCGCATGGCCGAGCTGCTGGTCGCCCGCATCGAGGGCCTCCCGGTGGAGCACCGCACCCTGATGCCCACCGAGCTGGTCGTCCGCGCCAGCTCCTGA
- a CDS encoding lipoate--protein ligase family protein: protein MHGEYKVPGGKLVVVDLEVVDGRFADFRLAGDFFLEPDTALDDIDRAVVGLPEESDAKTIAAAIRAALPSDAVLLGFTPEAVAVAIRRSLQKATSWRDYDWRIVHAKAVSPALHLALDEVLTAAVGEGRREPTLRIWEWDQPAVVIGSFQSLRNEVDLENAEKYGVEVVRRISGGGAMFMEAGSVVTYSIYVPGDLVQGLTFADSYAFLDEWTISALQSLGIDAVYQPLNDITSPSGKIGGAAQKRLGSGAVLHHVTMSYDIDAEKMVQVLRIGREKLSDKGIASAVKRVDPLRSQTGLSRAEIIERMKDTFVRLHGGTPGDLTDAEYAEAEELVRTKYSTQEWLRRVP, encoded by the coding sequence ATGCATGGCGAGTACAAGGTCCCCGGCGGAAAACTCGTGGTCGTCGACCTGGAGGTGGTCGACGGCAGGTTCGCAGACTTCCGCCTCGCGGGCGACTTCTTCCTCGAGCCCGACACGGCGCTCGACGACATCGACCGCGCGGTCGTGGGGCTGCCGGAGGAGAGCGACGCCAAGACGATCGCCGCGGCGATCCGGGCGGCGCTGCCGAGCGATGCCGTGCTGCTGGGCTTCACGCCCGAGGCGGTCGCGGTCGCGATCCGCCGCTCGCTGCAGAAGGCGACGAGCTGGCGCGACTACGACTGGCGGATCGTGCATGCGAAGGCCGTCTCGCCGGCGCTGCACCTCGCGCTCGACGAGGTCCTGACGGCCGCCGTCGGCGAGGGCCGGCGCGAACCGACGCTGCGGATCTGGGAGTGGGACCAGCCCGCCGTCGTCATCGGCAGCTTCCAGTCGCTGCGCAACGAGGTCGACCTCGAGAACGCCGAGAAGTACGGCGTCGAAGTGGTCCGGCGCATCTCGGGCGGCGGCGCGATGTTCATGGAGGCGGGCAGCGTCGTCACCTACTCGATCTACGTGCCCGGCGACCTGGTGCAGGGGCTGACCTTCGCCGACTCCTACGCGTTCCTGGACGAGTGGACGATCAGCGCGCTGCAGTCGCTCGGCATCGACGCGGTCTACCAGCCGCTCAACGACATCACCTCGCCCTCGGGCAAGATCGGCGGAGCCGCGCAGAAGCGGCTGGGCTCCGGAGCAGTGCTGCACCACGTGACCATGAGCTACGACATCGACGCCGAGAAGATGGTGCAGGTGCTGCGGATCGGCCGCGAGAAGCTGTCCGACAAGGGCATCGCCTCCGCCGTGAAGCGCGTCGACCCGCTGCGCAGCCAGACCGGGCTCAGCCGCGCCGAGATCATCGAGCGGATGAAGGACACCTTCGTGCGCCTGCACGGCGGGACGCCGGGCGACCTCACCGACGCGGAGTACGCGGAGGCCGAGGAGCTGGTGCGGACGAAGTACTCGACGCAGGAGTGGCTGCGCCGGGTGCCGTGA